Proteins from one Sphaeramia orbicularis chromosome 17, fSphaOr1.1, whole genome shotgun sequence genomic window:
- the LOC115437679 gene encoding ras-related protein Rab-18-B-like, whose protein sequence is MDDDVLTTLKLLIIGESGVGKSSLLLRFTDDTFDPDQSATIGVDFKVKTIAIDGNKAKLAIWDTAGQERFRTLTPSYYRGAQGVILVYDVTKRDTFTKLENWLNELETYTTRNDIVKMLVGNKIDRDDHEVDRNEGLKFARKHSMLFIEASAKTKDGVQCAFEELVEKILQTPGLWESENQGQKVRLGAQEQGSGRACGGYCSIP, encoded by the exons ATGGATGACGACGTGTTGACGACCCTGAAGCTGTTGATAATTGGTGAAAGTGGAGTCGGGAAGTCCAG TCTTCTCCTGAGGTTCACAGACGATACTTTTGATCCAGATCAATCAGCAACAATAG GTGTGGACTTCAAAGTAAAGACAATTGCCATAGACGGAAATAAAGCAAAACTCGCAATATGG GACACGGCTGGACAGGAAAGGTTTCGCACCTTGACGCCCAGTTACTACCGTGGTGCACAGGGCGTCATATTAG TGTACGATGTAACAAAACGTGACACCTTTACAAAACTCGAAAACTGGCTGAATGAACTGGAAACCTACACAACACGCAATGACATCGTAAAAATGCTTGTCGGAAACAAAATTGATAGG GATGACCATGAGGTGGACAGAAATGAGGGTCTAAAGTTTGCTAGGAAACACTCCATGCTGTTTATTG AGGCCAGTGCAAAGACCAAAGATGGCGTCCAATGTGCCTTTGAGGAGCTCGTGGAGAAGATCCTCCAGACTCCGGGGCTTTGGGAGAGCGAAAACCAGGGTCAGAAGGTCCGACTGGGGGCCCAGGAGCAGGGCAGCGGCCGGGCATGTGGAGGATATTGTTCCATACCCTGA
- the ptchd3b gene encoding patched domain-containing protein 3 — protein MAKFHTDCIERPLRMGFEMMGYFIGSHPWWFLIAPLILSTGLGSGFYFLKERMSNNIEEQFTPVNGQAKLERKYIQETFRRNDSMFSSLRLSTDGSYATLIATSNRSVLSVESLQDIIDLDLKIRSMEVQADNQTFQYVHVCAQMFGRCTSNDILDIIQYNANNINTVNLTFPWHHSDFGRIPLLLSLGSVKFNNESSVVESAEAMQLFYYLQEDNKTKTHLWLESFLNLLSNQSSSIQVSYSTSMSMQWEFDKSPSSVIYMFSITYAIAITFSILSCWRLDNVRTKVWVAVCGVFSTGLAVLSGFGLLLLLNEPFVMTAASCPFMLLGIGLDDTFILVSCWQRTRVLDGVPDRLAVTYRDAAVSMSITSLTDALALFLGCGSPFGSVRSFCIYAGVSVCFCYLYTITFLGACMALNGQREAGNKHWFTCVKIPEDLPPRSSKAFCLCCIGGSYDRITEKEQKEPMNQFFERFYGLFLTHKSSKASVFVMYAVYLAVSIYGCFTLKEGLDIRNLALDDSYIIDYYNSQKEHFSKYSCNVMVAVKQPFPYWDEDKLEHLHSCISDLEHLDYVSGTLAWFLSFQEYANASPLNISSPESFQSHLSNYLQLYPMFTQDINATADGEIQASRFFIQTLDKSSVKDVMIGLRESAEECPVELLVYHPAFIYYDQYTVIMTNTVHTILVAVIVMLVVSLILIPSPLCALWVALAICSVVVGVAGFMALWGVNLDSISMINLVMCIGFSVDFSAHVTHSFVSSPKTDANEKARDALAHLGYPILQGALSTVLGVVVLSMSGSYIFRTFFKIVFLVIVFGLLHGLMFIPVFLTLFWACGK, from the exons ATGGCTAAATTCCACACAGACTGCATAGAGAGACCCTTACGAATGGGGTTTGAGATGATGGGGTATTTTATTGGCTCTCATCCCTGGTGGTTCCTGATTGCCCCACTTATCCTCTCCACGGGTCTGGGGAGTGGGTTTTATTTCCTGAAGGAGCGGATGTCTAACAACATTGAAGAGCAGTTCACACCTGTTAATGGACAAGCCAAGCTGGAACGAAAATACATCCAGGAAACTTTTCGAAGAAACGATTCCATGTTTTCAAGTTTGAGGCTGAGCACAGATGGAAGCTATGCGACTCTCATAGCTACGAGTAACAGGAGTGTCCTGTCAGTGGAGTCTCTGCAGGATATCATAGACCTGGACTTGAAAATAAGGAGTATGGAAGTGCAGGCGGACAACCAAACGTTTCAATACGTCCATGTTTGTGCTCAAATGTTTGGACGCTGCACATCCAATGATATATTAGACATTATCCAATACAACGCCAATAATATAAACACTGTTAATCTGACTTTCCCCTGGCATCACTCTGACTTTGGGAGGATTCCCTTACTTTTAAGTCTGGGCAGTGTGAAATTCAATAATGAGAGCTCAGTTGTAGAAAGTGCTGAAGCAATGCAGCTCTTTTACTATTTACAAGaagataacaaaacaaaaacacatctatggTTGGAGAGCTTCTTAAATTTACTTTCCAACCAGTCATCGTCCATTCAG GTGTCGTACTCCACCTCCATGTCAATGCAGTGGGAATTTGACAAATCTCCATCTTCTGTCATCTATATGTTCTCCATCACCTATGCCATTGCCATCACATTTTCCATTTTATCATGTTGGAG GTTGGACAATGTGAGGACTAAGGTGTGGGTGGCGGTCTGTGGGGTGTTCTCCACTGGTCTGGCGGTCCTCAGTGGGTTTGGGCTTCTGCTGTTGTTGAATGAACCTTTTGTCATGACGGCTGCCTCCTGTCCATTCATGTTATTGG GTATTGGACTGGATGATACGTTCATCCTGGTCTCCTGTTGGCAGAGGACCCGAGTTCTGGACGGCGTTCCCGACCGCCTCGCCGTCACCTACCGGGACGCCGCTGTCTCCATGTCCATCACCAGCCTGACGGACGCCCTGGCCCTGTTCCTGGGCTGCGGCTCTCCCTTTGGTTCAGTCCGATCCTTCTGCATCTACGCCGGGGTTTCGGTTTGTTTCTGCTATTTGTACACCATCACCTTCTTGGGGGCTTGTATGGCGTTGAATGGACAGAGGGAAGCGGGGAATAAACACTGGTTCACGTGTGTTAAAATCCCTGAAGACTTACCACCGAGAAGCTCGAAAGCCTTCTGTTTGTGCTGCATCGGTGGAAGTTACGACCGGATAACAGAAAAGGAGCAAAAAGAGCCTATGAATCAGTTCTTTGAGCGGTTCTATGGTCTGTTTCTGACTCACAAGTCGAGTAAAGCGTCTGTTTTCGTCATGTACGCTGTTTATCTGGCCGTTAGTATCTATGGTTGTTTTACGTTAAAGGAGGGACTTGATATCAGGAATCTGGCTTTAGATGATTCCTACATTATCGACTACTACAACAGTCAAAAGGAGCATTTTTCCAAGTACAGCTGTAATGTGATGGTGGCAGTGAAGCAGCCGTTTCCCTACTGGGATGAGGATAAACTGGAGCATCTTCATTCATGCATTTCAGATTTGGAACACTTGGACTATGTCAGTGGGACATTGGCTTGGTTTCTGTCCTTTCAAGAGTATGCAAATGCCTCCCCTCTTAACATAAGCTCTCCAGAATCCTTCCAAAGCCATCTAAGTAATTACTTACAACTCTACCCCATGTTCACACAAGACATTAACGCAACCGCTGACGGCGAGATTCAGGCTTCTCGCTTTTTCATTCAAACTCTCGACAAAAGCTCGGTGAAGGACGTGATGATTGGGCTCAGGGAATCGGCAGAGGAATGTCCGGTGGAGCTCCTCGTCTACCATCCTGCGTTCATCTACTACGACCAGTACACGGTTATAATGACCAACACCGTTCATACCATCCTGGTGGCTGTGATTGTGATGCTCGTCGTCTCGCTCATCCTGATTCCCAGTCCACTTTGCGCCCTTTGGGTGGCTTTAGCGATCTGTTCCGTGGTCGTTGGCGTGGCTGGATTCATGGCCCTGTGGGGAGTAAACCTGGACTCCATTTCTATGATCAACCTGGTCATGTGCATCGGCTTCTCGGTGGATTTCTCAGCTCATGTGACTCACTCCTTTGTCTCCAGCCCTAAGACCGATGCCAATGAGAAAGCGAGGGACGCCTTGGCCCATTTAGGGTATCCGATACTCCAAGGAGCACTGTCCACTGTCCTGGGAGTGGTGGTGTTGTCCATGTCAGGAAGTTACATCTTCAGGACATTCTTCAAGATTGTGTTTCTTGTGATTGTGTTCGGGCTGCTGCATGGTTTAATGTTCATCCCAGTGTTTCTGACTCTGTTTTGGGCCTGTGGGAAGTAG